In Nicotiana tabacum cultivar K326 chromosome 21, ASM71507v2, whole genome shotgun sequence, one DNA window encodes the following:
- the LOC107825091 gene encoding PLASMODESMATA CALLOSE-BINDING PROTEIN 2-like, with the protein MTHPSAPTPPYKKPENAVWCVAKPTVPEVLLQQAMDYACGSGAGCEAIEQNGVCFQPNTVLSHASYAFNSYWQKTKQAGGTFEFGGIAMLVTVDPSYDECHFVYV; encoded by the exons ATGACTCATCCATCGGCACCAACACCGCCTTATAAGAAACCGGAGAATGCTGTTTGGTGCGTAGCAAAGCCAACGGTACCAGAAGTCTTACTTCAGCAGGCAATGGACTATGCATGTGGTTCTGGGGCTGGTTGTGAGGCCATAGAACAAAATGGAGTTTGCTTTCAGCCAAATACTGTACTTTCTCATGCTTCTTATGCTTTTAATAGCTACTGGCAAAAGACTAAACAAGCTGGAGGAACTTTTGAATTTGGAGGCATCGCCATGCTTGTTACCGTTGATCCAA GTTACGACGAGTGCCATTTTGTCTACGTCTAA
- the LOC107825096 gene encoding pyruvate dehydrogenase E1 component subunit alpha-3, chloroplastic, translated as MATSFSATKLLQPLPPLNSSVRSTDKNTLLSNHFKDSSFFLGSTHKLSLKKPFSPPHSQRRSKPVFAVSEVVQDKKLKNDSSLSNLLITKEEGLELYEDMVLGRAFEDMCAQMYYRGKMFGFVHLYNGQEAVSTGFIKLLKKEDSVVSTYRDHVHALSKGVPARQVMSELFGKTTGCCRGQGGSMHMFSKEHNVLGGFAFIGEGIPVATGAAFTSKYKREVLKEADCDHVTMAFFGDGTCNNGQFFECLNMAALWKLPIIFVVENNLWAIGMSHLRATSDPEIWKKGPAFGMPGVHVDGMDVLKVREVAKEAVARARRGDGPTLVECETYRFRGHSLADPDELRDPTEKNHYAARDPISALKKYMFENNLVNEAELKAIDKKIDELVEDAVEFADESPHPVRSQLLENVFADPRGFGIGPDGRYRCEDPKFTEGTAHV; from the exons ATGGCTACCTCTTTTTCTGCTACAAAACTCTTACAACCTTTGCCTCCTCTAAACTCCAGTGTCAGATCCACTGATAAGAATACCCTTTTGAGTAATCACTTTAAAGACAGCTCCTTTTTTCTTGGATCAACCCATAAACTCTCTTTAAAGAAACCCTTTTCGCCTCCTCACTCACAACGCCGATCCAAACCTGTTTTTGCTGTCTCCGAGGTTGTACAAGACAAGAAGCTCAAAAATGATTCTTCCCTCTCCAATCTG TTAATTACCAAAGAGGAAGGATTGGAGTTGTATGAGGACATGGTTCTTGGAAGAGCCTTTGAGGACATGTGTGCCCAAATGTATTACAGGGGAAAAATGTTTGGTTTTGTGCATTTGTACAATGGCCAAGAAGCAGTCTCCACTGGCTTCATTAAGCTATTGAAGAAAGAGGACTCGGTGGTTAGCACTTATCGTGATCACGTCCACGCGTTGAGCAAAGGGGTTCCGGCACGTCAAGTGATGAGCGAGCTCTTTGGGAAGACCACTGGCTGTTGCAGAGGCCAAGGTGGTTCCATGCACATGTTCTCGAAAGAACACAACGTTCTCGGCGGTTTCGCTTTCATTGGTGAGGGTATCCCTGTGGCGACAGGTGCCGCCTTCACTAGCAAGTATAAAAGGGAGGTCCTGAAAGAGGCAGACTGTGATCATGTAACTATGGCCTTCTTTGGTGATGGAACTTGCAACAACGGCCAGTTCTTTGAGTGCTTGAACATGGCTGCACTATGGAAGTTGCCCATTATCTTTGTTGTTGAGAACAATTTGTGGGCAATTGGCATGTCCCACTTGAGGGCAACTTCTGATCCTGAAATTTGGAAGAAAGGTCCCGCCTTTGGGATGCCTGGAGTTCACGTTGATGGCATGGATGTGTTGAAGGTGAGGGAGGTAGCAAAGGAAGCTGTTGCCCGAGCTAGGAGAGGTGACGGTCCCACTCTTGTTGAGTGTGAGACCTACCGGTTTAGAGGACACTCTTTGGCTGATCCAGATGAGCTTCGTGACCCTA CTGAAAAGAACCATTATGCTGCACGAGATCCTATCAGTGCCTTGAAGAAGTATATGTTTGAGAACAACCTGGTCAATGAAGCAGAGTTGAAGGCCATTGATAAGAAGATTGATGAGCTGGTTGAAGATGCTGTTGAGTTTGCGGATGAAAGCCCTCATCCTGTTCGTAGCCAGCTGCTAGAGAACGTATTTGCCGATCCAAGGGGCTTTGGGATTGGGCCTGATGGAAGGTACAGATGTGAGGATCCCAAGTTCACTGAAGGCACTGCTCATGTCTAG